In Persicimonas caeni, a single window of DNA contains:
- a CDS encoding metallophosphoesterase yields MINPLKEVEVNRFVLRHPRVTEALADMCIAQITDIHLGRWVKPRHLLQIVEFVNEHEPHLVALTGDYVGYNTDDIAPCIQTLGELEPPTYAVLGNHDHWASTEQTQNEFERAEIPLLTNERVRFAHGDTEITVVGVDDHVTRHADVEAAFDGHEDEGFCLTLNHVPAVAPACAEKGSHLILSGHTHGFQFNVPGVTHKIAESFGTEYYAGPYRLGESYLYISRGLGSASWPWRIRAKPEITFFDLRPSKEIHLELVESETMSVKHRP; encoded by the coding sequence ATGATCAATCCGTTAAAAGAAGTCGAGGTCAATCGGTTCGTGTTGCGCCACCCTCGGGTCACCGAGGCGCTGGCCGACATGTGTATCGCCCAGATCACAGATATCCACCTGGGTCGCTGGGTCAAACCACGTCACCTGCTCCAGATCGTCGAGTTCGTCAACGAGCACGAGCCGCATCTGGTCGCGTTGACGGGCGATTATGTCGGCTACAACACCGACGATATCGCCCCCTGCATCCAGACGCTGGGCGAGCTCGAGCCGCCGACCTACGCCGTACTCGGCAATCACGATCACTGGGCCAGCACGGAGCAGACCCAAAACGAGTTCGAGCGTGCCGAGATTCCCCTGCTGACCAATGAGCGGGTGCGCTTTGCTCACGGGGACACCGAGATCACCGTCGTCGGCGTCGACGACCACGTCACTCGCCACGCCGACGTCGAAGCCGCCTTCGACGGCCACGAAGACGAGGGCTTCTGCCTGACGCTCAACCACGTGCCCGCCGTCGCCCCGGCGTGCGCCGAGAAGGGCTCGCACCTGATCTTGAGCGGCCACACCCACGGCTTCCAGTTCAACGTGCCCGGCGTCACCCACAAGATCGCCGAGTCCTTCGGCACCGAGTACTACGCCGGGCCCTATCGCCTGGGCGAGAGCTACCTATATATCAGCAGGGGGCTCGGCTCGGCGTCGTGGCCGTGGCGCATCCGCGCCAAGCCAGAGATCACCTTCTTCGACCTGCGGCCGAGCAAGGAGATCCATCTGGAGTTGGTGGAGAGTGAGACGATGAGCGTCAAGCACCGTCCCTGA
- a CDS encoding right-handed parallel beta-helix repeat-containing protein gives MAGCQKGSFLYIPDESSTARNPDFNGEVRYVSPNGDGDGSKYGHPTNLEALVQLAEDGSTEVVASLLPGTYEVDGELSLSSGALSLLSPCASSVTLDFGATGSLRVNGATAFSLVGATITADSERQDAPLIALEDVTTSVIANSHFTGGTKPVSATAISVRASQPGSTVALSVVGSVIENYATGVDARGAAVRLDRSIIRAFRDRGIWAREVDDDAPPSSYETAVVIVDSIIDGLNSSLEDGSGQIAGVQIQAGVLATANARIQNLRKAAAGAGDAEGTPRRGAGVWSEESYLRLFKDTIIDRNGEPGVFALDSRLWIDQAQVSKNLRGVSLGTLPESSRRFDDAVFDPDSGQGLPVPSAAFPTETFAGTPVLSNDERLPGDSFFPDDFFFPDDFFFPDDFFFPDDFFFPDDFFFPDDFFAPAEQSARRVWASAAVMDTKFDTNKTVALESRGRNVLAGGSTFTNTLGSDEAFSGPRQVSFANHGHGVLLEDVRSAYFVDNMFSDNAGLGLLARDMGSNLEDQEMLLIDRSIVIDNDAGGLWAQNDLDTGTWTGGMPGDFHVRNSTIVRNGGAGVFGSNVAFVAEQSQFLYTDMADMEMAGHTLGVGDGLHFVNTNGVSLTNSVVAGNGRYGCFLGTGSGSLVTASFDTVTWIDNASGGIGTNTEETDFLGHEPVPAEPTADAIPESTNWGDPGKL, from the coding sequence GTGGCTGGTTGTCAAAAAGGCAGCTTTCTGTACATCCCCGATGAATCGAGCACCGCACGCAACCCCGACTTCAATGGCGAAGTGCGTTACGTGTCGCCCAACGGCGATGGTGATGGCAGCAAGTACGGCCACCCGACCAACCTCGAGGCTCTGGTCCAGTTGGCCGAAGACGGCTCCACCGAAGTGGTCGCCTCGTTGCTTCCGGGCACCTACGAAGTGGACGGGGAGTTGAGCCTGTCGAGCGGTGCACTCAGTTTATTGAGCCCGTGCGCCTCGAGCGTCACGCTCGACTTCGGAGCCACCGGCAGCTTGCGGGTGAACGGTGCGACAGCCTTTTCTCTGGTGGGCGCGACCATCACGGCCGATTCGGAGCGTCAAGACGCGCCCCTCATCGCACTCGAGGATGTCACCACTTCTGTCATCGCCAACAGCCACTTCACCGGTGGTACCAAGCCCGTGAGCGCCACGGCCATCTCCGTGCGAGCCAGCCAACCGGGAAGCACCGTCGCGCTGAGTGTGGTTGGCTCGGTGATCGAAAACTACGCCACCGGCGTCGACGCGCGTGGAGCCGCCGTGCGGCTCGACCGTTCGATCATTCGGGCTTTCCGCGACCGAGGTATCTGGGCTCGCGAGGTCGACGACGACGCGCCCCCTTCGTCTTACGAGACGGCTGTGGTCATCGTGGACAGTATCATCGACGGACTCAACTCTTCGCTCGAAGACGGCTCCGGCCAAATTGCCGGCGTACAGATTCAAGCAGGCGTCTTGGCCACGGCCAACGCCCGCATCCAGAACCTGCGCAAGGCGGCAGCAGGGGCCGGCGACGCCGAGGGCACGCCGCGTCGAGGAGCCGGTGTGTGGAGTGAAGAGAGCTATCTGCGCCTCTTCAAAGACACCATCATCGACCGCAACGGTGAGCCAGGGGTATTCGCGCTCGATTCGCGGTTGTGGATCGATCAAGCCCAGGTCAGCAAGAACCTGCGCGGGGTGTCCCTGGGCACGCTGCCCGAAAGTTCCCGACGGTTCGACGACGCCGTCTTCGATCCCGACTCCGGGCAGGGGTTGCCCGTGCCTAGCGCAGCCTTCCCGACCGAGACCTTTGCGGGAACTCCTGTGTTGAGCAACGATGAGCGCCTGCCCGGGGACAGCTTCTTTCCGGACGACTTCTTCTTCCCCGACGACTTCTTCTTTCCGGATGACTTCTTCTTCCCCGACGACTTCTTCTTTCCGGACGACTTCTTCTTCCCCGACGACTTTTTCGCTCCGGCGGAGCAGAGTGCAAGACGCGTGTGGGCGAGTGCGGCCGTCATGGACACCAAATTCGACACCAACAAGACTGTGGCGCTCGAATCACGCGGGCGCAATGTCTTGGCGGGCGGTTCGACCTTTACGAACACCCTGGGCTCCGACGAAGCCTTCAGCGGTCCTCGTCAGGTCAGCTTTGCCAATCACGGCCACGGCGTGTTGCTCGAGGACGTGCGCAGTGCCTACTTCGTAGACAACATGTTCAGCGACAATGCCGGACTCGGTTTGCTCGCGCGCGACATGGGGAGCAACCTCGAAGATCAGGAAATGTTGCTCATCGACCGTAGTATTGTCATCGACAACGACGCCGGTGGACTGTGGGCGCAAAACGACCTCGACACAGGCACTTGGACCGGGGGTATGCCGGGCGACTTCCACGTGCGCAACTCGACGATCGTACGCAACGGCGGCGCGGGCGTCTTCGGCTCGAACGTGGCCTTCGTGGCCGAACAATCGCAATTCCTGTACACGGACATGGCCGACATGGAGATGGCTGGACACACGCTCGGGGTGGGCGACGGGTTGCACTTCGTCAACACCAACGGCGTCTCGCTGACCAACTCGGTGGTCGCCGGCAACGGCCGCTACGGCTGCTTCTTAGGCACCGGTTCAGGCTCTCTGGTCACGGCTTCGTTCGACACGGTCACCTGGATCGACAATGCTTCGGGTGGCATCGGCACGAACACCGAGGAGACAGACTTCTTGGGCCACGAACCCGTGCCGGCCGAGCCCACCGCCGACGCGATCCCCGAGTCGACCAACTGGGGAGATCCGGGCAAGCTTTAA
- a CDS encoding threonine ammonia-lyase, with the protein MAADPKGTTEAETSENLLVHFDAIEAARERIRDSIHVTPCHKSENLSSQLGCQVFLKLDNLQRTGSFKERGAANKLMTMPEEERRRGVIASSAGNHAQAVAYHGTKLGIDTKIVMPEGTPLVKVTRTKRFGGKVVLHGANYDAAYAHAMELAEKEGRAFVHPFDDPAIIAGQGTLGLEVLEQNPYLDVVLVPIGGGGLVSGIAAALKQTNPKIRVIGVEPEVLPSMQEAVKKTFPFEMPAAQTLADGVAVRKVGKITHANVSKYVDEIVTVDEEEIANAILVCLEEEKFVVEGAGAAPVAALLAGKVDNIQGKRVCSVVSGGNIDVNVISRIIERGLVAAGRLFRLDLQIEDVPGSLADVLSVLADERANVLQVFHNRTFMEASPFGATNVELTLETRGAEHIEQIRTALEKHGYKIIDKL; encoded by the coding sequence ATGGCTGCCGACCCGAAGGGTACGACCGAAGCCGAAACTTCCGAGAATCTCTTAGTACACTTCGACGCCATCGAGGCGGCGCGCGAGCGTATCCGCGATTCAATTCACGTCACGCCCTGCCACAAGAGCGAAAACCTGAGCAGTCAGCTCGGCTGCCAGGTCTTCTTGAAGCTCGACAATTTGCAGCGCACGGGCAGCTTCAAAGAACGCGGCGCGGCCAACAAGCTGATGACCATGCCCGAGGAAGAGCGGCGCCGCGGTGTCATCGCCTCTTCGGCGGGCAATCACGCCCAGGCGGTCGCCTACCACGGAACCAAGCTCGGCATCGACACCAAGATCGTGATGCCCGAGGGAACGCCGCTGGTCAAAGTCACGCGCACCAAACGCTTTGGTGGCAAGGTCGTCCTCCACGGCGCAAACTACGACGCGGCCTACGCCCACGCGATGGAGCTCGCCGAAAAGGAAGGCCGCGCCTTCGTACACCCGTTCGACGACCCGGCCATTATCGCCGGCCAGGGCACACTTGGCCTCGAGGTGCTCGAGCAAAATCCGTATCTCGACGTCGTCCTCGTCCCCATCGGAGGGGGCGGACTCGTCTCGGGCATCGCCGCCGCGCTCAAGCAGACCAACCCCAAGATCCGCGTGATTGGAGTCGAGCCGGAGGTCCTGCCCTCGATGCAAGAAGCGGTCAAAAAGACCTTTCCCTTCGAGATGCCCGCCGCTCAAACGCTGGCCGACGGTGTCGCCGTACGCAAAGTCGGCAAGATCACCCACGCCAATGTGAGCAAATACGTCGATGAGATTGTCACGGTCGACGAAGAGGAAATCGCCAACGCGATTCTGGTCTGTCTCGAGGAAGAGAAATTCGTCGTCGAAGGCGCCGGTGCCGCTCCCGTCGCCGCCCTACTCGCCGGAAAGGTCGACAACATCCAGGGCAAGCGTGTCTGCTCAGTCGTCAGCGGCGGCAATATCGACGTCAACGTCATCTCACGCATCATCGAGCGCGGCCTCGTGGCCGCCGGCCGCCTCTTCCGTCTCGATCTACAGATCGAAGATGTGCCTGGAAGTTTGGCCGACGTCCTGTCTGTGCTCGCCGACGAACGCGCCAACGTCTTGCAGGTCTTTCATAACCGCACGTTCATGGAGGCCTCGCCATTTGGCGCGACCAACGTCGAGCTGACTCTCGAGACCCGTGGCGCGGAGCATATCGAACAAATCCGCACCGCGCTCGAAAAGCACGGCTACAAGATCATCGATAAGCTCTAA
- a CDS encoding FKBP-type peptidyl-prolyl cis-trans isomerase, which produces MEVLKNRVVGVTYILRDGKGEELERREEGEPFYYLHGHGNIIPGLEDTLSGFEPGDEFDVEFEPEEAYGEYNPNLQQRVSKDEFPEDLDLKPGLPIQLIPEEGGAGMVFFVKEVAGDQVVLDGNAPLAGKRLHFTGKVVDVREATEEEIDHGHAHTGDHHHH; this is translated from the coding sequence ATGGAAGTTCTCAAGAATCGAGTCGTCGGTGTCACCTATATTCTTCGCGACGGCAAAGGCGAGGAGCTCGAGCGCCGTGAAGAAGGCGAGCCGTTTTACTACCTCCACGGGCACGGAAATATTATCCCCGGTCTCGAGGATACGCTGAGCGGCTTCGAGCCGGGCGACGAGTTCGACGTGGAGTTCGAGCCCGAAGAGGCGTACGGCGAGTACAACCCGAACCTCCAGCAGCGCGTCTCCAAGGACGAGTTCCCCGAGGACCTCGACCTGAAGCCCGGGCTGCCCATCCAGCTCATCCCCGAGGAAGGGGGGGCAGGCATGGTCTTCTTCGTCAAAGAGGTCGCCGGCGACCAGGTCGTGCTCGACGGTAACGCCCCGCTGGCAGGAAAGCGCCTGCACTTTACCGGCAAAGTGGTCGACGTGCGTGAGGCGACCGAAGAGGAGATCGATCACGGTCACGCCCACACCGGCGACCACCATCATCACTGA
- a CDS encoding tetratricopeptide repeat protein — protein MLERLYPKFVSLLGALGLACSLGYFVGVYLAFQPEWQDWADFFVPAAIPLLIVPYVLLLSHLYLRTHLGAWLLKRGAVDQAIDYCSARLSSNLMRGRKEALIHRVNLARALVVRGEYERAYETLSAGYAKPDKGAQAVNIARWRMEVALRKENLIQCHEAYEAAAELTRPKGARAYLLGCRAELAVREGKRGEFDESIEEGLWAKSDNPRVRLCQVLGALRFGASHEELTEALALLEQAFAPAVTDVPRREGELLACRAELLWELGRKDEARETIAFADEVPQDTRSEYEIRRVRERITASPQRD, from the coding sequence GTGCTCGAACGGCTTTACCCAAAATTCGTATCGCTTCTGGGCGCGCTTGGCTTGGCTTGCTCGCTTGGGTATTTCGTGGGCGTCTATCTGGCATTCCAGCCCGAGTGGCAGGATTGGGCCGATTTCTTCGTGCCTGCAGCGATCCCTCTTCTTATCGTCCCGTACGTGTTGTTGTTGTCTCACCTGTATCTTCGAACCCATCTGGGGGCCTGGTTGCTGAAACGTGGCGCAGTCGACCAAGCGATCGACTATTGCTCGGCACGTCTGAGCAGCAACTTGATGCGTGGCCGCAAAGAAGCACTGATCCATCGGGTGAACCTCGCACGCGCGCTGGTTGTGCGGGGAGAATACGAGCGCGCATACGAGACGCTTTCGGCGGGCTATGCCAAACCCGACAAAGGCGCGCAAGCCGTCAATATCGCGCGTTGGCGTATGGAGGTGGCGCTTCGGAAGGAGAACCTCATCCAGTGCCACGAAGCCTACGAGGCGGCCGCCGAGCTCACTCGTCCGAAGGGGGCGCGTGCATACCTTCTAGGCTGTCGTGCGGAGTTGGCGGTTCGAGAGGGCAAGCGTGGCGAGTTCGACGAGTCGATCGAGGAGGGCCTTTGGGCCAAGTCCGACAATCCACGCGTCCGTCTCTGTCAGGTGCTCGGCGCTCTGCGCTTCGGGGCATCGCACGAGGAGTTGACCGAGGCGCTCGCCCTGCTCGAACAGGCCTTTGCGCCCGCGGTCACCGACGTGCCCCGGCGTGAGGGAGAGCTTTTAGCGTGTCGAGCCGAGTTGCTCTGGGAGTTGGGGCGCAAAGACGAGGCCCGCGAGACGATTGCATTCGCCGACGAGGTCCCCCAAGATACGCGCTCGGAGTACGAAATCCGCCGCGTGCGCGAACGCATCACTGCTTCGCCGCAGCGCGATTAA
- a CDS encoding CoA-binding protein: MANEREKLREILESTKSIAVIGMKRSGAAYSVPKYMERSGYEIVPVNPTLDRIDDLEVYDSVDQIDRPVDMVNVFRRSQFVGDHVDEILAMDPPPKTVWLQLGIRNDEAARRLEEAGIAVVQDRCLKIDHVSLVG; encoded by the coding sequence ATGGCGAATGAGCGCGAAAAGTTGCGTGAGATTCTCGAGTCGACCAAGAGTATCGCGGTGATCGGGATGAAGCGCTCTGGGGCCGCTTATAGCGTGCCGAAGTATATGGAGCGCTCCGGCTACGAGATCGTGCCGGTCAACCCGACGCTCGACCGAATCGACGACCTGGAGGTCTACGACTCGGTCGATCAGATCGACCGTCCCGTCGACATGGTCAACGTCTTTCGTCGCTCCCAATTTGTTGGCGACCACGTCGACGAGATTCTGGCGATGGACCCACCTCCGAAGACCGTCTGGCTGCAACTCGGCATTCGCAACGACGAGGCTGCGCGTCGACTCGAAGAGGCGGGGATCGCGGTCGTCCAAGACCGCTGCCTCAAGATCGACCACGTCTCACTGGTCGGCTGA
- a CDS encoding DUF1835 domain-containing protein codes for MADQFENVTHVAPSTVGDMLAELGATSVVEFPDLLTHGPVAPKPKKHRKARLKYWRNLFDAVLADDSSGQIAGAMALLEDGYLTTEQIGSAAAHASSGGRIVVWTTPTFEDRLFLWFVFDALMQEGVPFERIATAEPRVELPPVGDEEPRFASLRSLEVDELASGFDELFYPELVYVEAGANLWETFCSVSPRQFAISIPHTAKFFPQFPVFAEDYGRLFPMVEGERAKRVQLSEFDRDLLERLDETGRSGIELIDDVFAEKYAFLDDLVYLARLRAWSETDTDAPYVVAEANKDAEDVFEQFVYRISERGRELLEEGFEAGRKLPIFFVGDARLYAGKKPWVRVISGEHWWFERFDRGQ; via the coding sequence ATGGCAGATCAGTTCGAGAATGTGACACACGTGGCGCCGAGCACGGTTGGCGACATGCTCGCCGAGCTTGGCGCGACGTCTGTGGTCGAGTTTCCAGACCTCCTCACGCATGGGCCGGTAGCGCCGAAGCCGAAGAAGCATAGAAAGGCTAGGTTGAAGTACTGGCGCAACCTTTTTGACGCGGTACTTGCTGACGACAGCAGCGGTCAGATTGCCGGTGCGATGGCACTTCTGGAAGACGGGTATCTTACGACCGAGCAGATCGGCTCGGCCGCGGCGCATGCATCGTCAGGGGGACGCATCGTCGTATGGACCACGCCGACCTTCGAGGATCGGCTCTTTTTGTGGTTTGTGTTCGATGCGTTGATGCAAGAAGGTGTTCCGTTCGAGCGCATTGCGACGGCTGAGCCGCGCGTGGAACTTCCTCCCGTGGGTGACGAAGAGCCACGTTTCGCCAGTCTACGCAGCTTGGAGGTCGATGAGTTGGCCAGCGGCTTTGATGAGTTGTTCTACCCGGAGCTGGTGTACGTCGAGGCGGGCGCAAACTTGTGGGAGACGTTTTGCTCGGTTTCGCCGCGCCAGTTCGCCATTTCCATCCCGCATACTGCGAAGTTCTTCCCGCAGTTTCCGGTCTTCGCCGAGGACTACGGTCGACTCTTTCCGATGGTGGAGGGAGAGCGCGCGAAACGGGTCCAACTGTCGGAGTTCGACAGAGATCTTCTCGAGCGCCTCGATGAGACTGGACGTAGTGGTATCGAACTCATCGACGATGTCTTCGCCGAAAAGTACGCGTTTTTAGATGATCTGGTGTACCTCGCCAGGCTGCGTGCATGGAGCGAAACTGACACGGATGCGCCCTACGTGGTGGCCGAGGCAAACAAAGACGCCGAAGACGTTTTCGAACAATTCGTCTATCGCATTAGCGAGCGTGGGCGGGAGCTGCTCGAGGAGGGATTCGAGGCGGGTCGTAAACTGCCGATTTTCTTTGTGGGTGATGCGCGGCTCTATGCCGGCAAGAAGCCGTGGGTGCGCGTGATCTCGGGGGAGCACTGGTGGTTCGAGAGGTTCGATCGCGGCCAGTGA
- a CDS encoding bifunctional serine/threonine-protein kinase/formylglycine-generating enzyme family protein: protein MSELLVIDGHLSREQLDDLESYLESADRRLLQDEFELGDTLVLDEIFTPTESTEPLLEVPQTVAQTFRQTPPVKLARNTLPFGESSSAAAESPSELELEREQRYEFLDELGRGGMGQVVLAHDRILKRDIALKTLLPDTAEQGNPRDRLLQEAQVTGILEHPSIIPIYDLGALSNEEPYYTMRVVRERSLEQIIQEMAVGQEHAYSLTQLVSILRQVCLAVHYAHDRGVIHRDLKPENILIGAYGEVFVIDWGVAKVVNPDLGAVSQLGGDELGALVGTPQYMAPEQAQGENDAIDQRTDVYALGAILYEVLTLQPVFTAEHVLSLLFKAVQEEPAPPSARAPERSIPRELEDICLKALDKAPSNRYASAEAMADDLELFLEGVKERERRRQMAREAIERADEARAAYGRTHQKHAELMNELSHEKLNMTSWAPHHEKERVWALEQRVEDLQVEIERHFSEATRLYGQALGHLPEMSEARKALADLYWERFQEAEAAGERARATYFEGLVRQYNDGWYDQLLEGTARLTVLTHPEPAQAVLYEFVEVNRRLVERRMAELGETPVRNLELQHGSYVIELQRPGYVALQVPVRLDRMEERTLEIQLQRVDQVPDNFVVIAGGKFLSGELQAQNLEDHEQYLPDFGIMEAPVTCAEYLDFLNAVATDDLERAKKHAPRLEDGESYFPVSEDGQFSLPTEDAEGDRWDMNWPICMISYNDAVAYAAWRSKRDGFAYRLPSADEWEKAARGVDGRLYPWGNHFDPSFCRMRDSERGRPMPVSVHKYKMDRSPYGVRDMAGNVIEWTTTRAPSSDDRRIVQGASFGSIELMCRLDWHMDAQDDSRHAYLGFRLAMSL from the coding sequence TTGTCGGAACTATTGGTCATCGACGGCCACCTTAGTCGTGAGCAGCTCGACGATCTCGAAAGCTACCTCGAGTCAGCCGATCGACGCCTTCTTCAAGACGAGTTTGAACTAGGCGATACGCTGGTGCTCGACGAGATCTTTACTCCGACGGAATCTACCGAGCCGCTGTTGGAGGTGCCGCAGACTGTTGCGCAGACTTTCCGGCAGACCCCGCCGGTCAAGCTCGCCCGCAACACCTTACCTTTTGGCGAGTCGTCGAGTGCAGCGGCCGAATCGCCGTCGGAGCTCGAGCTCGAGCGCGAGCAGCGCTACGAGTTTCTCGATGAACTCGGCCGCGGCGGCATGGGCCAGGTGGTGCTGGCACATGACCGTATCCTCAAGCGCGATATCGCGCTGAAGACACTCCTTCCGGATACTGCCGAACAAGGAAACCCGCGCGATCGGCTCCTGCAGGAAGCGCAGGTCACCGGGATTCTCGAACACCCGAGCATCATTCCGATTTATGACCTGGGCGCGCTGTCCAACGAGGAGCCGTATTATACGATGCGCGTCGTACGCGAGCGCAGCTTGGAGCAGATCATCCAGGAGATGGCGGTAGGCCAGGAGCATGCGTACTCGTTGACCCAGCTGGTCTCCATTCTCAGGCAGGTTTGCTTAGCGGTTCACTACGCGCACGACCGCGGGGTGATCCACCGGGATCTCAAACCGGAGAATATCCTCATTGGTGCCTACGGCGAGGTGTTCGTCATTGACTGGGGCGTGGCCAAGGTCGTCAACCCGGACCTCGGGGCGGTCTCACAGCTAGGTGGCGACGAGTTGGGCGCGCTGGTGGGCACGCCGCAGTATATGGCGCCGGAGCAAGCACAAGGCGAGAACGACGCCATCGATCAACGCACGGATGTGTATGCCCTTGGGGCTATCCTCTATGAGGTGCTCACCCTCCAGCCGGTCTTCACTGCCGAGCACGTGCTCTCCTTATTGTTCAAAGCCGTGCAAGAGGAACCAGCCCCACCCTCGGCGCGTGCGCCTGAGCGCTCGATCCCGCGCGAACTCGAAGACATTTGCCTCAAAGCGCTCGACAAGGCCCCTTCGAACCGCTACGCGAGTGCCGAGGCCATGGCCGACGACCTCGAGTTGTTCCTCGAGGGCGTCAAGGAACGCGAGCGGCGCCGTCAAATGGCACGCGAGGCGATCGAGCGAGCCGATGAGGCACGCGCTGCCTACGGGCGCACCCATCAGAAACACGCCGAGCTCATGAACGAGCTCAGCCACGAGAAGCTCAACATGACCTCGTGGGCACCGCACCACGAGAAGGAACGCGTCTGGGCGCTCGAGCAACGCGTCGAAGACCTGCAGGTCGAAATCGAACGCCACTTCAGTGAGGCGACCCGGTTGTACGGACAGGCGCTCGGCCATCTGCCGGAGATGTCCGAAGCGCGCAAAGCGCTGGCCGATCTCTACTGGGAGCGCTTTCAAGAGGCGGAGGCCGCCGGCGAGCGCGCCCGCGCAACCTATTTCGAGGGGCTGGTACGCCAGTACAACGACGGCTGGTACGACCAGCTACTCGAGGGTACCGCGAGGTTGACGGTGCTCACGCACCCCGAACCTGCCCAAGCCGTCCTTTACGAATTCGTGGAGGTCAATCGACGCCTGGTCGAGCGCCGTATGGCCGAGTTGGGGGAGACGCCGGTGCGGAACCTCGAGCTGCAGCACGGCAGCTATGTGATCGAGTTGCAGCGGCCCGGCTACGTCGCGCTTCAAGTCCCGGTCAGACTCGACCGCATGGAGGAGCGTACGCTCGAAATCCAGCTGCAGCGTGTCGACCAGGTGCCCGACAACTTCGTGGTGATCGCAGGTGGGAAATTCCTCAGCGGCGAGTTGCAGGCGCAGAATCTCGAGGATCACGAACAGTACCTGCCGGATTTTGGCATCATGGAAGCGCCGGTGACGTGCGCCGAATACCTCGACTTCTTGAACGCCGTCGCCACCGACGACCTGGAGCGCGCAAAAAAGCATGCCCCCCGCCTGGAAGACGGCGAGTCCTACTTTCCGGTAAGCGAGGACGGTCAATTCTCGCTGCCCACCGAGGACGCCGAAGGTGATCGTTGGGACATGAACTGGCCGATCTGCATGATCTCGTACAACGACGCAGTGGCCTACGCCGCTTGGCGCAGCAAGCGCGACGGGTTCGCCTACCGATTGCCGTCGGCTGACGAGTGGGAGAAAGCCGCTCGCGGCGTCGACGGGCGGCTGTATCCGTGGGGGAACCACTTCGACCCATCGTTTTGCCGCATGCGCGACAGCGAGCGGGGCCGCCCAATGCCCGTGTCGGTTCACAAGTACAAAATGGATCGTTCACCGTATGGAGTGCGGGACATGGCTGGCAACGTCATCGAGTGGACCACCACCCGCGCCCCCAGCAGCGACGACCGCCGCATTGTCCAAGGCGCCTCGTTTGGCTCGATCGAATTGATGTGCCGACTCGACTGGCACATGGATGCCCAAGACGATTCACGGCACGCATACCTGGGCTTTCGACTGGCCATGTCGCTATAG
- a CDS encoding sporulation protein, producing the protein MTKIKLSETLKFLTGRINTITGGELGLDLSLGKQAIKAGYELEAWATLHCPKKAREINYVTISLEGQVQRDGEWQDFVKTAEVAQDIKLPADYEFVIPIVLHIPEDAVYTQEGGHWILKARAAVDKTIDPRAEVSFEVRP; encoded by the coding sequence ATGACCAAGATCAAACTTAGTGAAACCCTCAAATTTCTCACGGGCCGTATCAACACCATCACTGGTGGGGAACTCGGCCTCGACTTGAGCTTGGGTAAGCAGGCGATCAAAGCCGGCTACGAGCTCGAAGCCTGGGCCACGCTGCATTGCCCCAAGAAGGCCCGCGAGATCAATTACGTGACGATCAGCTTGGAAGGGCAGGTCCAGCGCGACGGCGAGTGGCAAGACTTCGTCAAGACCGCCGAGGTCGCCCAGGACATCAAGCTGCCGGCGGATTACGAGTTCGTCATCCCCATCGTGCTGCATATCCCTGAGGATGCCGTCTACACCCAGGAGGGCGGCCACTGGATCCTCAAGGCGCGCGCGGCGGTCGACAAGACGATCGACCCACGCGCCGAGGTCTCTTTCGAGGTGCGTCCGTAG